In Zingiber officinale cultivar Zhangliang chromosome 3B, Zo_v1.1, whole genome shotgun sequence, a single window of DNA contains:
- the LOC122056451 gene encoding ATP-dependent DNA helicase Q-like 2 isoform X4 has product MEAADVVAEELLCVEAELQDVQGQIQALLDRQVKLCERQSELKALLEECEASQDAVHDNRTASTDDWSANFEWDSRAEDVGFNVFGITSYRANQREIINAVMSGRDVLVIMAAGGGKSLCYQLPALLRDGVSLVEAHCCSQWGHDFRPDYKNLGILKIQFANVPLIALTATATYRVQVDLMDMLHIPKCVKFVSTVNRPNLFYRVREKSSVGKVVIDEIADFIRGTYSKNDSGIVYCFSRKECEQVAKELRGCGISADHYHADMDVIAREKVHLRWSTNKLQVIVAKVAFGMGINKPDVRFVVHHSLSKSMETYYQESGRAGRDGLPSDCVLYYRSGDVPRQSSMVFYENTGLQNLYDIVRYCQSRKNCRRGAFFRHFAEPPKDCNGMCDNCAHETEVKELDASNHAKLIVSLLHELQENDQRATMLQLVERFKVKIRELGTSSPAPDLKKEEIEQMIVQLLLDHVLKEEFQHTAYATNSYLALGSLWKLVSQGKKQVILEISTRQHAIGMPKNAKRTRMSQLELKLDELRKELSSSNTGVLPHAILSSQQISTLGAQKPTSLAYLEKLIGKVKTEKYGERIIDLIQEYLKSEQGNDGATGTAKDTTQERSKKQKNKQVVLVESSEDDQ; this is encoded by the exons ATGGAAGCTGCCGACGTCGTCGCAGAAGAGCTCCTCTGTGTCGAAGCAGAGCTCCAGGACGTCCAAG GTCAGATCCAAGCATTGCTTGATCGCCAAGTAAAGTTGTGTGAAAGACAATCTGAGTTGAAGGCCTTGTTGGAAGAATGTGAAGCATCCCAAGATGCAGTACATGACAACAGAACAGCTTCTACTGATGATTGGTCTGCTAATTTTGAATGGGATTCCAGAGCTGAAGACGTTGGGTTCAATGTTTTTGGCATTACATCTTATCGAGCAAATCAAAGAGAG ATTATAAATGCTGTCATGAGTGGCAGAGATGTTTTGGTTATAATGGCTGCAGGAGGTGGCAAGAGCCTTTGTTATCAACTTCCAGCTCTACTTCGTGATGGGGTTTCTTTGGTT GAGGCACATTGCTGTAGTCAATGGGGCCATGATTTTCGACCTGATTACAAGAATTTGGGAATCTTGAAAATTCAATTTGCCAATGTTCCTTTGATTGCTTTAACT GCAACTGCTACTTATAGGGTTCAAGTAGATCTGATGGATATGCTGCACATTCCAAAATGTGTTAAGTTTGTCAGTACAGTAAACAGACCCAATCTCTTTTACAGG GTAAGAGAGAAATCATCAGTTGGGAAAGTAGTCATTGATGAAATTGCAGATTTTATACGAGGTACATATTCAAAGAATGACTCTGGGATAGTATATTGCTTCTCTAGAAAGGAATGCGAGCAG GTTGCAAAGGAATTACGAGGATGTGGAATTTCAGCAGATCACTACCATGCTGATATGGATGTAATTGCTCGTGAAAAAGTTCATCTGCG TTGGAGTACAAACAAACTGCAGGTCATTGTTGCCAAG GTAGCTTTTGGAATGGGCATTAATAAGCCAGATG TGAGGTTTGTTGTTCATCATAGCCTCAGTAAATCCATGGAGACATACTATCAG GAGAGTGGTCGAGCTGGGAGAGATGGTCTTCCTTCTGATTGTGTTCTATATTATCGGTCAGGCGATGTCCCTCGTCAG AGTTCCATGGTCTTTTATGAGAATACTGGGTTGCAGAATCTCTACGACATTGTACGATATTGTCAG TCTAGAAAAAATTGCCGCCGTGGAGCTTTTTTTCGGCATTTTGCAGAACCTCCAAAAGATTGCAATG GAATGTGTGATAACTGTGCCCACGAAACTGAGGTTAAAGAATTGGACGCATCCA ATCATGCTAAGTTGATTGTTTCATTGTTACATGAATTGCAAGAAAATGACCAGAGAGCAACAATGTTGCAACTGGTGGAGAGGTTCAAAGTGAAGATCAGGGAATTGG GTACTTCCAGTCCAGCTCCTGATCTCAAGAAGGAAGAAATCGAGCAGATGATTGTTCAGCTTTTGTTAGATCATGTGTTG AAAGAAGAATTTCAGCATACAGCATATGCAACAAATTCCTACCTCGCATTAGGATCATTGTGGAAGTTGGTTTCGCAAG GAAAGAAGCAAGTTATACTTGAGATTAGTACTAGACAACATGCTATTGGCATGCCAAAAAATGCTAAGCGCACCCGAATGTCTCAATTGGAACTCAAGCTTGATGAGCTGCGAAAAGAACTCTCCTCAAGTAATACAGGAGTTTTACCTCATGCTATTCTATCTTCCCAACAGATCAGCACACTGGGTGCCCAGAAACCAACTTCCTTGGCATAT CTAGAAAAGTTAATCGGCAAAGTTAAGACCGAAAAGTACGGCGAGAGAATTATTGATTTAATTCAGGAGTACCTGAAGTCAGAGCAGGGTAATGATGGTGCTACTGGTACAGCCAAAGACACTACACAGGAACGCAGCAAAAAACAGAAGAATAAACAAGTTGTTCTTGTTGAAAGCAGTGAAGATGACCAATGA
- the LOC122054850 gene encoding transcription initiation factor TFIID subunit 8-like, which yields MTTPRRRKFKAEPQQQPASLPSPSPSPSPAFFHAAITRVAVAQICLATGYSAAEPSSLRALSDIAALYLQALGRAAASVAAAHRRTDSNLLDLVRAIEDLSAAKGFPGGSDPTGQPLRSCALRELKEFVELVEEIPFAKPIPRGGEEEQRTTWRSFAAAGEEPPPHVPSWLPCFPEEPRNKEMKEQRTTWGSFAAAARESPQHVPSWLPCLPEDREMEPSTEKKRKTAVELPAEREKVVFRLGFGKRKKPAVGHRGKWKET from the coding sequence ATGACGACGCCCAGACGGCGGAAGTTTAAGGCGGAGCCGCAGCAACAGCCAGCCAGTctcccttccccttccccttccccttcccccGCCTTCTTCCACGCCGCAATCACCAGGGTTGCCGTCGCGCAGATCTGCCTGGCCACGGGCTACTCCGCCGCGGAGCCCTCCTCCCTCCGTGCGCTCTCCGACATTGCCGCCCTCTACCTCCAGGCCCTGGGCCGCGCCGCCGCTTCCGTGGCCGCCGCCCACCGCCGCACCGATTCCAATCTCCTCGACCTCGTGCGGGCGATAGAGGATCTCAGCGCCGCGAAGGGCTTCCCCGGCGGATCCGACCCTACTGGGCAGCCGCTCCGCTCGTGCGCGCTCAGGGAGTTGAAGGAGTTTGTGGAGTTGGTGGAGGAGATCCCCTTCGCGAAGCCGATCCCTCGAGGGGGGGAGGAGGAGCAGAGAACAACGTGGAGGAGCTTTGCAGCTGCCGGCGAGGAGCCGCCCCCGCACGTGCCGTCGTGGCTGCCCTGCTTCCCGGAAGAGCCAAGAAATAAGGAAATGAAGGAGCAGAGAACGACGTGGGGGAGTTTCGCAGCTGCGGCCAGGGAGTCACCCCAGCATGTGCCGTCGTGGCTGCCGTGCTTACCGGAAGATAGGGAAATGGAACCGTCGacggagaagaaaaggaaaacgGCGGTGGAATTGCCCGCCGAGAGGGAAAAGGTTGTGTTTCGGCTGGGCTTCGGAAAGAGGAAGAAGCCAGCAGTTGGACACCGCGGAAAATGGAAGGAAACATAG
- the LOC122056451 gene encoding ATP-dependent DNA helicase Q-like 2 isoform X5 has translation MEAADVVAEELLCVEAELQDVQGQIQALLDRQVKLCERQSELKALLEECEASQDAVHDNRTASTDDWSANFEWDSRAEDVGFNVFGITSYRANQREIINAVMSGRDVLVIMAAGGGKSLCYQLPALLRDGVSLVVSPLLSLIQDQVLGLTTLGVSAYMLTSTTSKENEKLIYNALDKGEIELKLLYVTPEKISKSKRFMSKLEKCHRAGRLSLIAIDEAHCCSQWGHDFRPDYKNLGILKIQFANVPLIALTATATYRVQVDLMDMLHIPKCVKFVSTVNRPNLFYRVREKSSVGKVVIDEIADFIRGTYSKNDSGIVYCFSRKECEQVAKELRGCGISADHYHADMDVIAREKVHLRWSTNKLQVIVAKVAFGMGINKPDVRFVVHHSLSKSMETYYQESGRAGRDGLPSDCVLYYRSGDVPRQSSMVFYENTGLQNLYDIVRYCQSRKNCRRGAFFRHFAEPPKDCNGMCDNCAHETEVKELDASNHAKLIVSLLHELQENDQRATMLQLVERFKVKIRELGTSSPAPDLKKEEIEQMIVQLLLDHVLVLHLKSWYFVHALVGKLTNCIRFF, from the exons ATGGAAGCTGCCGACGTCGTCGCAGAAGAGCTCCTCTGTGTCGAAGCAGAGCTCCAGGACGTCCAAG GTCAGATCCAAGCATTGCTTGATCGCCAAGTAAAGTTGTGTGAAAGACAATCTGAGTTGAAGGCCTTGTTGGAAGAATGTGAAGCATCCCAAGATGCAGTACATGACAACAGAACAGCTTCTACTGATGATTGGTCTGCTAATTTTGAATGGGATTCCAGAGCTGAAGACGTTGGGTTCAATGTTTTTGGCATTACATCTTATCGAGCAAATCAAAGAGAG ATTATAAATGCTGTCATGAGTGGCAGAGATGTTTTGGTTATAATGGCTGCAGGAGGTGGCAAGAGCCTTTGTTATCAACTTCCAGCTCTACTTCGTGATGGGGTTTCTTTGGTTGTTAGTCCCTTACTTTCTCTTATTCAAGATCAG GTTTTAGGACTCACTACTTTAGGTGTTTCTGCCTACATGTTAACTTCAACTACTAGCAAAGAGAATGAGAAACTTATCTACAATGCCCTTGATAAGGGAGAAATTGAACTAAAATTATTGTATGTAACTCCTGAAAAAATTTCGAAAAGCAAGAGATTTATGTCAAAACTCGAAAAGTGCCATCGTGCTGGACGCCTTTCCCTCATAGCAATAGAT GAGGCACATTGCTGTAGTCAATGGGGCCATGATTTTCGACCTGATTACAAGAATTTGGGAATCTTGAAAATTCAATTTGCCAATGTTCCTTTGATTGCTTTAACT GCAACTGCTACTTATAGGGTTCAAGTAGATCTGATGGATATGCTGCACATTCCAAAATGTGTTAAGTTTGTCAGTACAGTAAACAGACCCAATCTCTTTTACAGG GTAAGAGAGAAATCATCAGTTGGGAAAGTAGTCATTGATGAAATTGCAGATTTTATACGAGGTACATATTCAAAGAATGACTCTGGGATAGTATATTGCTTCTCTAGAAAGGAATGCGAGCAG GTTGCAAAGGAATTACGAGGATGTGGAATTTCAGCAGATCACTACCATGCTGATATGGATGTAATTGCTCGTGAAAAAGTTCATCTGCG TTGGAGTACAAACAAACTGCAGGTCATTGTTGCCAAG GTAGCTTTTGGAATGGGCATTAATAAGCCAGATG TGAGGTTTGTTGTTCATCATAGCCTCAGTAAATCCATGGAGACATACTATCAG GAGAGTGGTCGAGCTGGGAGAGATGGTCTTCCTTCTGATTGTGTTCTATATTATCGGTCAGGCGATGTCCCTCGTCAG AGTTCCATGGTCTTTTATGAGAATACTGGGTTGCAGAATCTCTACGACATTGTACGATATTGTCAG TCTAGAAAAAATTGCCGCCGTGGAGCTTTTTTTCGGCATTTTGCAGAACCTCCAAAAGATTGCAATG GAATGTGTGATAACTGTGCCCACGAAACTGAGGTTAAAGAATTGGACGCATCCA ATCATGCTAAGTTGATTGTTTCATTGTTACATGAATTGCAAGAAAATGACCAGAGAGCAACAATGTTGCAACTGGTGGAGAGGTTCAAAGTGAAGATCAGGGAATTGG GTACTTCCAGTCCAGCTCCTGATCTCAAGAAGGAAGAAATCGAGCAGATGATTGTTCAGCTTTTGTTAGATCATGTGTTG GTGCTACATTTAAAAAGCTGGTATTTTGTCCATGCATTGGTGGGGAAGTTGACTAACTGCATCAGGTTCTTCTGA
- the LOC122056451 gene encoding ATP-dependent DNA helicase Q-like 2 isoform X1: MEAADVVAEELLCVEAELQDVQGQIQALLDRQVKLCERQSELKALLEECEASQDAVHDNRTASTDDWSANFEWDSRAEDVGFNVFGITSYRANQREIINAVMSGRDVLVIMAAGGGKSLCYQLPALLRDGVSLVVSPLLSLIQDQVLGLTTLGVSAYMLTSTTSKENEKLIYNALDKGEIELKLLYVTPEKISKSKRFMSKLEKCHRAGRLSLIAIDEAHCCSQWGHDFRPDYKNLGILKIQFANVPLIALTATATYRVQVDLMDMLHIPKCVKFVSTVNRPNLFYRVREKSSVGKVVIDEIADFIRGTYSKNDSGIVYCFSRKECEQVAKELRGCGISADHYHADMDVIAREKVHLRWSTNKLQVIVAKVAFGMGINKPDVRFVVHHSLSKSMETYYQESGRAGRDGLPSDCVLYYRSGDVPRQSSMVFYENTGLQNLYDIVRYCQSRKNCRRGAFFRHFAEPPKDCNGMCDNCAHETEVKELDASNHAKLIVSLLHELQENDQRATMLQLVERFKVKIRELGTSSPAPDLKKEEIEQMIVQLLLDHVLKEEFQHTAYATNSYLALGSLWKLVSQGKKQVILEISTRQHAIGMPKNAKRTRMSQLELKLDELRKELSSSNTGVLPHAILSSQQISTLGAQKPTSLAYLEKLIGKVKTEKYGERIIDLIQEYLKSEQGNDGATGTAKDTTQERSKKQKNKQVVLVESSEDDQ, translated from the exons ATGGAAGCTGCCGACGTCGTCGCAGAAGAGCTCCTCTGTGTCGAAGCAGAGCTCCAGGACGTCCAAG GTCAGATCCAAGCATTGCTTGATCGCCAAGTAAAGTTGTGTGAAAGACAATCTGAGTTGAAGGCCTTGTTGGAAGAATGTGAAGCATCCCAAGATGCAGTACATGACAACAGAACAGCTTCTACTGATGATTGGTCTGCTAATTTTGAATGGGATTCCAGAGCTGAAGACGTTGGGTTCAATGTTTTTGGCATTACATCTTATCGAGCAAATCAAAGAGAG ATTATAAATGCTGTCATGAGTGGCAGAGATGTTTTGGTTATAATGGCTGCAGGAGGTGGCAAGAGCCTTTGTTATCAACTTCCAGCTCTACTTCGTGATGGGGTTTCTTTGGTTGTTAGTCCCTTACTTTCTCTTATTCAAGATCAG GTTTTAGGACTCACTACTTTAGGTGTTTCTGCCTACATGTTAACTTCAACTACTAGCAAAGAGAATGAGAAACTTATCTACAATGCCCTTGATAAGGGAGAAATTGAACTAAAATTATTGTATGTAACTCCTGAAAAAATTTCGAAAAGCAAGAGATTTATGTCAAAACTCGAAAAGTGCCATCGTGCTGGACGCCTTTCCCTCATAGCAATAGAT GAGGCACATTGCTGTAGTCAATGGGGCCATGATTTTCGACCTGATTACAAGAATTTGGGAATCTTGAAAATTCAATTTGCCAATGTTCCTTTGATTGCTTTAACT GCAACTGCTACTTATAGGGTTCAAGTAGATCTGATGGATATGCTGCACATTCCAAAATGTGTTAAGTTTGTCAGTACAGTAAACAGACCCAATCTCTTTTACAGG GTAAGAGAGAAATCATCAGTTGGGAAAGTAGTCATTGATGAAATTGCAGATTTTATACGAGGTACATATTCAAAGAATGACTCTGGGATAGTATATTGCTTCTCTAGAAAGGAATGCGAGCAG GTTGCAAAGGAATTACGAGGATGTGGAATTTCAGCAGATCACTACCATGCTGATATGGATGTAATTGCTCGTGAAAAAGTTCATCTGCG TTGGAGTACAAACAAACTGCAGGTCATTGTTGCCAAG GTAGCTTTTGGAATGGGCATTAATAAGCCAGATG TGAGGTTTGTTGTTCATCATAGCCTCAGTAAATCCATGGAGACATACTATCAG GAGAGTGGTCGAGCTGGGAGAGATGGTCTTCCTTCTGATTGTGTTCTATATTATCGGTCAGGCGATGTCCCTCGTCAG AGTTCCATGGTCTTTTATGAGAATACTGGGTTGCAGAATCTCTACGACATTGTACGATATTGTCAG TCTAGAAAAAATTGCCGCCGTGGAGCTTTTTTTCGGCATTTTGCAGAACCTCCAAAAGATTGCAATG GAATGTGTGATAACTGTGCCCACGAAACTGAGGTTAAAGAATTGGACGCATCCA ATCATGCTAAGTTGATTGTTTCATTGTTACATGAATTGCAAGAAAATGACCAGAGAGCAACAATGTTGCAACTGGTGGAGAGGTTCAAAGTGAAGATCAGGGAATTGG GTACTTCCAGTCCAGCTCCTGATCTCAAGAAGGAAGAAATCGAGCAGATGATTGTTCAGCTTTTGTTAGATCATGTGTTG AAAGAAGAATTTCAGCATACAGCATATGCAACAAATTCCTACCTCGCATTAGGATCATTGTGGAAGTTGGTTTCGCAAG GAAAGAAGCAAGTTATACTTGAGATTAGTACTAGACAACATGCTATTGGCATGCCAAAAAATGCTAAGCGCACCCGAATGTCTCAATTGGAACTCAAGCTTGATGAGCTGCGAAAAGAACTCTCCTCAAGTAATACAGGAGTTTTACCTCATGCTATTCTATCTTCCCAACAGATCAGCACACTGGGTGCCCAGAAACCAACTTCCTTGGCATAT CTAGAAAAGTTAATCGGCAAAGTTAAGACCGAAAAGTACGGCGAGAGAATTATTGATTTAATTCAGGAGTACCTGAAGTCAGAGCAGGGTAATGATGGTGCTACTGGTACAGCCAAAGACACTACACAGGAACGCAGCAAAAAACAGAAGAATAAACAAGTTGTTCTTGTTGAAAGCAGTGAAGATGACCAATGA
- the LOC122056451 gene encoding ATP-dependent DNA helicase Q-like 2 isoform X3: MEAADVVAEELLCVEAELQDVQGQIQALLDRQVKLCERQSELKALLEECEASQDAVHDNRTASTDDWSANFEWDSRAEDVGFNVFGITSYRANQREIINAVMSGRDVLVIMAAGGGKSLCYQLPALLRDGVSLVVSPLLSLIQDQEAHCCSQWGHDFRPDYKNLGILKIQFANVPLIALTATATYRVQVDLMDMLHIPKCVKFVSTVNRPNLFYRVREKSSVGKVVIDEIADFIRGTYSKNDSGIVYCFSRKECEQVAKELRGCGISADHYHADMDVIAREKVHLRWSTNKLQVIVAKVAFGMGINKPDVRFVVHHSLSKSMETYYQESGRAGRDGLPSDCVLYYRSGDVPRQSSMVFYENTGLQNLYDIVRYCQSRKNCRRGAFFRHFAEPPKDCNGMCDNCAHETEVKELDASNHAKLIVSLLHELQENDQRATMLQLVERFKVKIRELGTSSPAPDLKKEEIEQMIVQLLLDHVLKEEFQHTAYATNSYLALGSLWKLVSQGKKQVILEISTRQHAIGMPKNAKRTRMSQLELKLDELRKELSSSNTGVLPHAILSSQQISTLGAQKPTSLAYLEKLIGKVKTEKYGERIIDLIQEYLKSEQGNDGATGTAKDTTQERSKKQKNKQVVLVESSEDDQ; encoded by the exons ATGGAAGCTGCCGACGTCGTCGCAGAAGAGCTCCTCTGTGTCGAAGCAGAGCTCCAGGACGTCCAAG GTCAGATCCAAGCATTGCTTGATCGCCAAGTAAAGTTGTGTGAAAGACAATCTGAGTTGAAGGCCTTGTTGGAAGAATGTGAAGCATCCCAAGATGCAGTACATGACAACAGAACAGCTTCTACTGATGATTGGTCTGCTAATTTTGAATGGGATTCCAGAGCTGAAGACGTTGGGTTCAATGTTTTTGGCATTACATCTTATCGAGCAAATCAAAGAGAG ATTATAAATGCTGTCATGAGTGGCAGAGATGTTTTGGTTATAATGGCTGCAGGAGGTGGCAAGAGCCTTTGTTATCAACTTCCAGCTCTACTTCGTGATGGGGTTTCTTTGGTTGTTAGTCCCTTACTTTCTCTTATTCAAGATCAG GAGGCACATTGCTGTAGTCAATGGGGCCATGATTTTCGACCTGATTACAAGAATTTGGGAATCTTGAAAATTCAATTTGCCAATGTTCCTTTGATTGCTTTAACT GCAACTGCTACTTATAGGGTTCAAGTAGATCTGATGGATATGCTGCACATTCCAAAATGTGTTAAGTTTGTCAGTACAGTAAACAGACCCAATCTCTTTTACAGG GTAAGAGAGAAATCATCAGTTGGGAAAGTAGTCATTGATGAAATTGCAGATTTTATACGAGGTACATATTCAAAGAATGACTCTGGGATAGTATATTGCTTCTCTAGAAAGGAATGCGAGCAG GTTGCAAAGGAATTACGAGGATGTGGAATTTCAGCAGATCACTACCATGCTGATATGGATGTAATTGCTCGTGAAAAAGTTCATCTGCG TTGGAGTACAAACAAACTGCAGGTCATTGTTGCCAAG GTAGCTTTTGGAATGGGCATTAATAAGCCAGATG TGAGGTTTGTTGTTCATCATAGCCTCAGTAAATCCATGGAGACATACTATCAG GAGAGTGGTCGAGCTGGGAGAGATGGTCTTCCTTCTGATTGTGTTCTATATTATCGGTCAGGCGATGTCCCTCGTCAG AGTTCCATGGTCTTTTATGAGAATACTGGGTTGCAGAATCTCTACGACATTGTACGATATTGTCAG TCTAGAAAAAATTGCCGCCGTGGAGCTTTTTTTCGGCATTTTGCAGAACCTCCAAAAGATTGCAATG GAATGTGTGATAACTGTGCCCACGAAACTGAGGTTAAAGAATTGGACGCATCCA ATCATGCTAAGTTGATTGTTTCATTGTTACATGAATTGCAAGAAAATGACCAGAGAGCAACAATGTTGCAACTGGTGGAGAGGTTCAAAGTGAAGATCAGGGAATTGG GTACTTCCAGTCCAGCTCCTGATCTCAAGAAGGAAGAAATCGAGCAGATGATTGTTCAGCTTTTGTTAGATCATGTGTTG AAAGAAGAATTTCAGCATACAGCATATGCAACAAATTCCTACCTCGCATTAGGATCATTGTGGAAGTTGGTTTCGCAAG GAAAGAAGCAAGTTATACTTGAGATTAGTACTAGACAACATGCTATTGGCATGCCAAAAAATGCTAAGCGCACCCGAATGTCTCAATTGGAACTCAAGCTTGATGAGCTGCGAAAAGAACTCTCCTCAAGTAATACAGGAGTTTTACCTCATGCTATTCTATCTTCCCAACAGATCAGCACACTGGGTGCCCAGAAACCAACTTCCTTGGCATAT CTAGAAAAGTTAATCGGCAAAGTTAAGACCGAAAAGTACGGCGAGAGAATTATTGATTTAATTCAGGAGTACCTGAAGTCAGAGCAGGGTAATGATGGTGCTACTGGTACAGCCAAAGACACTACACAGGAACGCAGCAAAAAACAGAAGAATAAACAAGTTGTTCTTGTTGAAAGCAGTGAAGATGACCAATGA
- the LOC122056451 gene encoding ATP-dependent DNA helicase Q-like 2 isoform X2 encodes MEAADVVAEELLCVEAELQDVQGQIQALLDRQVKLCERQSELKALLEECEASQDAVHDNRTASTDDWSANFEWDSRAEDVGFNVFGITSYRANQREIINAVMSGRDVLVIMAAGGGKSLCYQLPALLRDGVSLVVSPLLSLIQDQVLGLTTLGVSAYMLTSTTSKENEKLIYNALDKGEIELKLLYVTPEKISKSKRFMSKLEKCHRAGRLSLIAIDEAHCCSQWGHDFRPDYKNLGILKIQFANVPLIALTATATYRVQVDLMDMLHIPKCVKFVSTVNRPNLFYRVREKSSVGKVVIDEIADFIRGTYSKNDSGIVYCFSRKECEQVAKELRGCGISADHYHADMDVIAREKVHLRWSTNKLQVIVAKVAFGMGINKPDVRFVVHHSLSKSMETYYQESGRAGRDGLPSDCVLYYRSGDVPRQSSMVFYENTGLQNLYDIVRYCQSRKNCRRGAFFRHFAEPPKDCNGMCDNCAHETEVKELDASKNDQRATMLQLVERFKVKIRELGTSSPAPDLKKEEIEQMIVQLLLDHVLKEEFQHTAYATNSYLALGSLWKLVSQGKKQVILEISTRQHAIGMPKNAKRTRMSQLELKLDELRKELSSSNTGVLPHAILSSQQISTLGAQKPTSLAYLEKLIGKVKTEKYGERIIDLIQEYLKSEQGNDGATGTAKDTTQERSKKQKNKQVVLVESSEDDQ; translated from the exons ATGGAAGCTGCCGACGTCGTCGCAGAAGAGCTCCTCTGTGTCGAAGCAGAGCTCCAGGACGTCCAAG GTCAGATCCAAGCATTGCTTGATCGCCAAGTAAAGTTGTGTGAAAGACAATCTGAGTTGAAGGCCTTGTTGGAAGAATGTGAAGCATCCCAAGATGCAGTACATGACAACAGAACAGCTTCTACTGATGATTGGTCTGCTAATTTTGAATGGGATTCCAGAGCTGAAGACGTTGGGTTCAATGTTTTTGGCATTACATCTTATCGAGCAAATCAAAGAGAG ATTATAAATGCTGTCATGAGTGGCAGAGATGTTTTGGTTATAATGGCTGCAGGAGGTGGCAAGAGCCTTTGTTATCAACTTCCAGCTCTACTTCGTGATGGGGTTTCTTTGGTTGTTAGTCCCTTACTTTCTCTTATTCAAGATCAG GTTTTAGGACTCACTACTTTAGGTGTTTCTGCCTACATGTTAACTTCAACTACTAGCAAAGAGAATGAGAAACTTATCTACAATGCCCTTGATAAGGGAGAAATTGAACTAAAATTATTGTATGTAACTCCTGAAAAAATTTCGAAAAGCAAGAGATTTATGTCAAAACTCGAAAAGTGCCATCGTGCTGGACGCCTTTCCCTCATAGCAATAGAT GAGGCACATTGCTGTAGTCAATGGGGCCATGATTTTCGACCTGATTACAAGAATTTGGGAATCTTGAAAATTCAATTTGCCAATGTTCCTTTGATTGCTTTAACT GCAACTGCTACTTATAGGGTTCAAGTAGATCTGATGGATATGCTGCACATTCCAAAATGTGTTAAGTTTGTCAGTACAGTAAACAGACCCAATCTCTTTTACAGG GTAAGAGAGAAATCATCAGTTGGGAAAGTAGTCATTGATGAAATTGCAGATTTTATACGAGGTACATATTCAAAGAATGACTCTGGGATAGTATATTGCTTCTCTAGAAAGGAATGCGAGCAG GTTGCAAAGGAATTACGAGGATGTGGAATTTCAGCAGATCACTACCATGCTGATATGGATGTAATTGCTCGTGAAAAAGTTCATCTGCG TTGGAGTACAAACAAACTGCAGGTCATTGTTGCCAAG GTAGCTTTTGGAATGGGCATTAATAAGCCAGATG TGAGGTTTGTTGTTCATCATAGCCTCAGTAAATCCATGGAGACATACTATCAG GAGAGTGGTCGAGCTGGGAGAGATGGTCTTCCTTCTGATTGTGTTCTATATTATCGGTCAGGCGATGTCCCTCGTCAG AGTTCCATGGTCTTTTATGAGAATACTGGGTTGCAGAATCTCTACGACATTGTACGATATTGTCAG TCTAGAAAAAATTGCCGCCGTGGAGCTTTTTTTCGGCATTTTGCAGAACCTCCAAAAGATTGCAATG GAATGTGTGATAACTGTGCCCACGAAACTGAGGTTAAAGAATTGGACGCATCCA AAAATGACCAGAGAGCAACAATGTTGCAACTGGTGGAGAGGTTCAAAGTGAAGATCAGGGAATTGG GTACTTCCAGTCCAGCTCCTGATCTCAAGAAGGAAGAAATCGAGCAGATGATTGTTCAGCTTTTGTTAGATCATGTGTTG AAAGAAGAATTTCAGCATACAGCATATGCAACAAATTCCTACCTCGCATTAGGATCATTGTGGAAGTTGGTTTCGCAAG GAAAGAAGCAAGTTATACTTGAGATTAGTACTAGACAACATGCTATTGGCATGCCAAAAAATGCTAAGCGCACCCGAATGTCTCAATTGGAACTCAAGCTTGATGAGCTGCGAAAAGAACTCTCCTCAAGTAATACAGGAGTTTTACCTCATGCTATTCTATCTTCCCAACAGATCAGCACACTGGGTGCCCAGAAACCAACTTCCTTGGCATAT CTAGAAAAGTTAATCGGCAAAGTTAAGACCGAAAAGTACGGCGAGAGAATTATTGATTTAATTCAGGAGTACCTGAAGTCAGAGCAGGGTAATGATGGTGCTACTGGTACAGCCAAAGACACTACACAGGAACGCAGCAAAAAACAGAAGAATAAACAAGTTGTTCTTGTTGAAAGCAGTGAAGATGACCAATGA